One region of Pseudomonadota bacterium genomic DNA includes:
- a CDS encoding iron chelate uptake ABC transporter family permease subunit, with product MNIAHDPVAASTRRRRRVGVFLAVLGVALLLTIVVAAGYGAVAIPPERVVAILAGWLGFASASETGDTDSIVLLAIRLPRVCLGLLAGAALAVAGAALQGLFRNPLADPGLIGVSSGAAVAAAAAIVLGGSAVAFLPAGSLTYLIPVAAFAGGLIITFVVYRIASRDGRTEVATLLLAGIALNAISGAGIGLLIFLSDDQQLRDLNFWLLGSLGGVTWERLLPAAPLMLVPTILLAMLWRHLNAFLLGETEALHLGFDVERTKRWIVVLAALAAGSSVALTGIIGFVGLVVPHLIRLVIGPDHRSLLPASVLLGAILLLLADLLARTIVLPAELPIGILTSLIGGPFFLWLLVRRRGMGMW from the coding sequence ATGAACATTGCACACGACCCCGTCGCTGCAAGCACGAGAAGGCGCAGGCGCGTTGGCGTCTTTCTTGCCGTGTTGGGCGTGGCGCTGTTGCTCACCATCGTTGTAGCGGCCGGCTATGGGGCGGTGGCAATCCCGCCGGAACGGGTGGTCGCGATCCTGGCTGGGTGGTTGGGCTTCGCGTCGGCGAGCGAAACCGGCGACACCGATAGCATTGTGTTGCTTGCGATCCGCTTGCCGCGCGTCTGCCTTGGGTTGTTGGCCGGCGCGGCGCTCGCGGTCGCCGGTGCGGCGCTTCAGGGATTGTTCCGCAATCCATTGGCCGACCCCGGCCTGATCGGGGTATCGAGCGGCGCGGCGGTAGCGGCCGCGGCGGCCATCGTTCTCGGCGGATCGGCGGTTGCGTTCCTTCCAGCCGGCAGCTTGACCTATCTCATACCCGTCGCCGCGTTCGCCGGCGGCCTGATCATTACGTTCGTGGTCTACCGTATCGCGTCGCGTGACGGGCGAACTGAGGTTGCAACGCTTCTGCTGGCCGGCATCGCGCTCAATGCGATCTCCGGGGCCGGGATCGGTCTTCTGATATTCTTAAGCGACGATCAGCAGTTGCGAGACTTGAACTTTTGGCTGCTCGGAAGTCTGGGTGGCGTAACCTGGGAACGCCTGCTGCCGGCGGCGCCGCTTATGCTGGTGCCGACAATTCTGCTGGCGATGTTATGGCGTCACCTCAACGCGTTCTTGCTCGGCGAAACCGAGGCGCTGCATCTTGGTTTTGACGTCGAGCGGACGAAGCGTTGGATCGTCGTGCTGGCGGCGCTTGCCGCTGGCTCATCGGTCGCGTTGACCGGGATTATCGGCTTCGTCGGCTTGGTCGTGCCGCATCTGATCCGCCTGGTGATTGGCCCCGATCATCGCAGTCTGCTGCCGGCATCCGTGTTGCTTGGCGCTATCCTGCTTCTGTTGGCCGACCTTTTGGCGCGCACGATCGTTCTGCCGGCGGAACTGCCAATCGGCATTCTGACAAGCCTGATAGGCGGTCCCTTCTTCTTGTGGCTTCTGGTGCGCCGGCGCGGCATGGGCATGTGGTGA
- a CDS encoding LysR substrate-binding domain-containing protein, producing MTSKTLNLHALRAFEAAARHESFKDAAAELAVTPVAITRHIKRLESELGVELFERLHRKVRLTSAGRELHDDVATAFTAMDRGVERARRRSGRHTLHIGSETAFAKRWLAPRLEEFHRLHPDIQIDLRLQDDSEELDGLIFYGFRQRFGRDRHLLFAETVFPMCVPMLLQGPEPLARPSDLARHCLLHDDSDDWWQRWFDAAGVRDVRARSTEIYFSHDRLYEAAIAGRGVLMGDAMVYGDDLVHGRFVRLFARTIEGNQFILALRPSPQRRALDVFVDWILAACHAHKEHMKQLIG from the coding sequence ATGACGAGCAAGACACTCAATCTTCATGCCCTCCGCGCCTTCGAGGCTGCTGCGCGACACGAGAGCTTCAAGGACGCGGCCGCCGAACTTGCGGTGACGCCGGTCGCCATCACACGCCACATCAAGCGCCTGGAAAGCGAGCTTGGCGTGGAGCTCTTCGAGCGCTTGCATCGTAAAGTCAGACTCACCAGCGCCGGTCGCGAGTTGCACGACGACGTCGCGACCGCTTTCACCGCCATGGATCGGGGCGTCGAGCGCGCGCGGCGGCGTTCGGGGCGGCACACGCTCCACATCGGCAGCGAAACTGCCTTCGCGAAACGATGGCTTGCACCACGCCTGGAGGAGTTCCACCGCCTGCATCCGGATATCCAGATTGATCTCAGACTGCAGGACGACAGCGAAGAACTCGATGGTCTGATCTTTTATGGTTTTAGACAGCGGTTCGGTCGCGACCGCCATCTTCTGTTCGCAGAGACCGTTTTCCCCATGTGCGTGCCCATGCTGCTTCAAGGTCCCGAGCCGCTCGCGCGGCCGAGCGATCTGGCGCGCCATTGCCTGCTGCACGACGACAGCGACGACTGGTGGCAGCGTTGGTTCGACGCCGCCGGCGTTAGGGACGTCAGAGCTCGGAGTACGGAGATCTACTTTTCGCACGATCGCCTGTACGAAGCAGCTATCGCGGGCCGCGGCGTGTTGATGGGTGATGCCATGGTCTATGGTGACGATCTTGTTCACGGACGCTTCGTGCGCCTTTTTGCCCGGACCATCGAGGGTAATCAGTTTATCCTGGCGCTGCGCCCATCGCCTCAGCGACGCGCACTCGACGTCTTTGTCGATTGGATACTCGCGGCCTGCCACGCTCATAAGGAGCACATGAAGCAATTGATCGGTTAG
- a CDS encoding antibiotic biosynthesis monooxygenase — MFFAMNRFQVRLGHEEEFEGVWKNRDSRLKDVPGFVEFNLLRGPSNDTYTLFASHTLWASRDDFVAWTKSQAFRDAHRSAGEHRHMYLDGPHFEGFDSVHHIK; from the coding sequence ATGTTTTTCGCCATGAACCGGTTCCAGGTGCGCCTGGGCCATGAGGAGGAGTTCGAGGGTGTCTGGAAGAACCGCGACTCCCGCCTGAAGGACGTGCCGGGGTTTGTCGAGTTCAACCTGCTGCGCGGTCCGTCCAACGACACCTATACGCTGTTTGCTTCCCACACCCTGTGGGCGTCACGTGACGACTTCGTAGCGTGGACCAAGTCTCAGGCTTTCCGGGACGCTCACCGCTCGGCCGGTGAGCACCGCCACATGTACCTGGACGGGCCGCATTTCGAAGGCTTCGACAGTGTGCATCACATCAAGTGA
- a CDS encoding phytanoyl-CoA dioxygenase family protein, translating to MPLTYLDRTAGAETVSGVLHREGAVAVNNLIDPELADAVTAELRPKLDAEGFNSAGIFNGDLTRRIGGVLATAPSAAKLVDHDLVIEVLDDILLPFASTYRISSLSPIEILPGEKHQALHRDDTVYPIDIAGMELTVGVMWALSDFTEENGGTRVVTDSHRYLRSWHLPDVSGWEATVMPKGSAVFYLGSTWHGGGENRSNAPRLGIVNTYCLGWLRPEVNQYLSTPPEIAARYGPRVRALLGYMPHGATEDLCGGFRGECEAWVDTPPRETWRSPRGQGATEENAKAQGGG from the coding sequence ATGCCGTTGACCTATCTTGATCGAACTGCTGGCGCCGAAACGGTTTCTGGTGTCTTGCATCGCGAAGGGGCGGTTGCGGTCAACAATCTCATTGATCCGGAGCTGGCCGACGCGGTTACTGCCGAACTACGTCCGAAGCTCGACGCCGAGGGATTCAACTCGGCAGGCATCTTTAACGGCGATCTCACCCGCCGTATCGGTGGCGTGCTGGCGACGGCGCCGAGCGCCGCCAAGCTGGTCGACCATGACCTGGTGATCGAGGTGCTCGACGACATCCTTCTGCCCTTCGCCTCGACCTACCGGATCAGCAGTCTGTCGCCGATCGAGATCTTGCCGGGCGAGAAACACCAAGCGCTCCACCGCGACGACACCGTCTACCCGATCGACATTGCCGGCATGGAGTTGACGGTCGGGGTCATGTGGGCGCTCTCCGACTTCACCGAGGAGAACGGCGGCACCCGCGTGGTCACGGACAGTCACCGCTACTTGCGGTCTTGGCATCTTCCCGATGTGTCCGGCTGGGAGGCCACCGTGATGCCGAAGGGCTCGGCGGTGTTCTATCTGGGATCGACATGGCATGGCGGCGGTGAGAACCGCAGCAACGCGCCGCGCCTGGGGATCGTCAACACCTATTGCCTGGGTTGGCTGCGCCCGGAGGTCAATCAGTACCTGTCGACGCCGCCGGAGATCGCGGCCCGCTATGGTCCGCGCGTGCGGGCGCTGCTCGGCTACATGCCCCATGGCGCGACCGAGGATCTGTGCGGCGGGTTCCGCGGCGAATGCGAGGCCTGGGTCGATACACCGCCGCGAGAGACGTGGCGAAGCCCGCGCGGTCAGGGTGCGACAGAGGAGAATGCAAAGGCGCAAGGCGGGGGCTGA
- a CDS encoding heme ABC transporter ATP-binding protein, with product MLRASDIKVSIGDASILRDVSLDVRPGEIVAVIGPNGAGKSTLLHVLSGARSPNAGLASLDGLPVQRWRPHDLALRRAVLPQTPLLTFPFRVFDVVMLGRSCHAGRSRREDDIAIAQSALKEVDMVHLAERIYPTLSGGERQRVQLARVLAQVWRQSGVDGDAGDTRYILLDEPTNNLDIGHQQTIMETARRFADDGFGVLAILHDPNLAAIHADRICVLSEGALVADGPPSAVMTQDLLQSIFKLPVTVLQHPENGRPIFLPLSSTHH from the coding sequence ATGTTGCGGGCATCGGATATCAAGGTTTCGATCGGAGATGCGTCGATCCTGCGCGATGTTTCGCTAGACGTGCGCCCGGGCGAGATTGTCGCGGTCATCGGACCGAACGGCGCCGGCAAGTCGACATTGCTGCACGTGCTGTCGGGCGCGCGATCGCCCAATGCCGGTTTGGCGTCGTTGGATGGTCTTCCCGTGCAGCGGTGGCGCCCACATGATCTCGCCCTGCGCCGCGCGGTCTTGCCGCAGACGCCACTCTTGACCTTCCCGTTCCGCGTCTTCGACGTTGTCATGCTGGGCCGCAGTTGCCATGCCGGCCGTTCCAGACGAGAGGATGACATTGCGATTGCTCAGTCGGCCCTGAAGGAGGTCGACATGGTGCACTTGGCTGAGCGGATCTATCCGACTCTATCCGGGGGCGAACGCCAGCGCGTGCAACTGGCTCGCGTCCTCGCACAGGTTTGGCGTCAGAGCGGGGTTGATGGTGACGCCGGCGATACCCGTTACATCCTGCTGGACGAGCCGACGAACAACCTGGATATCGGGCATCAACAGACAATCATGGAGACCGCACGGCGATTTGCCGATGACGGATTCGGCGTGCTCGCCATCCTCCATGATCCCAATCTCGCGGCGATCCATGCCGACAGAATCTGTGTGCTGAGCGAGGGCGCGCTGGTCGCCGACGGCCCGCCTTCGGCGGTCATGACTCAAGATCTGCTGCAATCCATCTTCAAGTTGCCGGTAACCGTTCTACAACATCCAGAGAACGGTCGGCCGATCTTCCTTCCGCTATCGTCAACACATCATTAG
- a CDS encoding TetR family transcriptional regulator, whose protein sequence is MAKARVGRPRGENTENANRRRKQLMDAAIESIVEHGLSATTLATVAKASGLSQGTAVFYFKSKDSLLVETFRHRLEEYRTFWMETLDAAGPDPVDRITALVFAALAPHLMERQNLVFWNSLWNEASRNSDLAQMSARFDTERQAVQLSLCEDAKDLFEGTIWTPRTVAHTLETMTDGMWSRLYYSPDYMTPLDARMAVATVLSLIFPSRAGDIMKQASDFPANSCSQA, encoded by the coding sequence ATGGCAAAAGCGCGTGTCGGCCGTCCGCGAGGCGAGAACACCGAAAACGCCAATCGACGGCGCAAGCAGTTGATGGATGCGGCCATCGAATCCATCGTCGAACACGGGCTTTCGGCCACGACACTGGCCACGGTTGCCAAGGCGTCGGGCCTGTCCCAAGGCACCGCGGTCTTCTATTTCAAGAGCAAGGACTCGCTGCTCGTCGAGACGTTCCGTCACCGACTGGAGGAGTACAGAACGTTCTGGATGGAGACGCTGGACGCCGCCGGTCCCGACCCGGTCGACCGGATCACGGCGCTGGTGTTCGCGGCATTGGCCCCACACCTGATGGAACGGCAGAACCTGGTGTTCTGGAACTCGCTCTGGAACGAAGCGTCCAGAAACAGCGACCTCGCCCAAATGTCGGCCCGCTTCGACACTGAGCGGCAGGCGGTTCAATTGTCGCTTTGCGAAGACGCCAAGGACCTGTTCGAGGGAACGATCTGGACGCCGAGAACCGTCGCGCACACCCTTGAGACGATGACCGACGGCATGTGGAGCCGGCTCTACTACTCTCCGGACTACATGACCCCGTTGGATGCCAGAATGGCGGTCGCAACCGTGTTGTCACTGATCTTTCCGTCAAGAGCGGGCGACATCATGAAACAGGCGTCGGACTTCCCGGCCAACTCATGCAGCCAAGCTTAG
- a CDS encoding NAD(P)/FAD-dependent oxidoreductase, which yields MSSDCDVIIVGAGAAGLAAAKELTRQGLTYTVIEGSHRIGGRAYSEEIAPGAWFDLGCAWLVGGAVNPFVPIADALDIELGKDKNTLFELDNHRFYRNGEPLNEQQRAACVRYYETSDEAVSAAADDERDVAISDVIDIEHEYATPHVGALATSWGMDVDLVSTTDSASSVGELGYPVLNGYGNLVAAWGADVPVSLNTRAERIDWSGPGVTVETPKGTIRGRAALCTVSTGVLASGEITFAPGLPDWKSEAIHNLPMGTENKMGVHFEKDVFGPDGRGHYTSWHDDGDMAKVHACVMGNNIASVFVGGRFGVWLEKQGQQAGHDFAVDRCADIFGNDIRKHVTRSIVTAWESEPWTRGSWACARPGHGHQRTNLKRAIDERLFFAGEATVYGGQGTCDGAFVSGIETAQVIAATLGVN from the coding sequence GTGTCATCGGATTGCGACGTCATCATCGTTGGCGCCGGCGCGGCAGGTCTCGCGGCAGCCAAGGAACTGACGCGCCAAGGTTTGACGTACACGGTCATCGAGGGATCGCATCGCATTGGGGGTCGCGCCTATTCCGAAGAGATTGCGCCTGGCGCCTGGTTCGATCTGGGGTGCGCCTGGCTGGTCGGCGGCGCCGTCAACCCGTTCGTCCCCATTGCCGATGCCCTGGACATTGAGCTGGGTAAGGACAAGAACACCCTGTTCGAACTTGATAACCACCGCTTCTACAGAAACGGCGAGCCTTTGAACGAGCAGCAACGCGCCGCCTGCGTTCGCTACTACGAGACCAGTGACGAAGCGGTGTCTGCCGCCGCCGATGATGAGCGGGATGTGGCGATTTCCGATGTCATCGATATCGAGCACGAGTACGCGACGCCACATGTGGGCGCTCTGGCGACGTCGTGGGGCATGGATGTCGATCTTGTGTCGACCACCGATTCGGCGAGCTCCGTCGGTGAGCTCGGCTACCCCGTTCTCAATGGCTACGGCAACCTGGTTGCCGCATGGGGCGCCGATGTACCGGTGTCGCTCAACACGCGCGCCGAACGTATCGATTGGTCCGGGCCAGGCGTGACGGTCGAAACGCCGAAGGGCACCATTAGAGGACGCGCCGCGCTCTGCACCGTATCGACCGGGGTCCTGGCGTCGGGCGAGATCACGTTTGCGCCCGGTCTGCCGGACTGGAAGTCAGAAGCCATTCACAATCTGCCCATGGGGACGGAAAACAAAATGGGCGTCCATTTTGAAAAGGACGTCTTCGGGCCGGACGGTCGTGGCCATTACACGAGCTGGCACGACGATGGCGATATGGCGAAGGTCCACGCCTGCGTCATGGGTAACAACATCGCGTCGGTTTTTGTCGGCGGCCGCTTCGGCGTGTGGTTGGAGAAGCAGGGTCAACAGGCCGGTCACGATTTCGCGGTCGACAGGTGCGCCGACATTTTCGGCAACGACATCCGAAAACACGTCACCCGCTCCATCGTGACGGCCTGGGAAAGCGAGCCCTGGACCCGGGGCTCTTGGGCCTGCGCGCGCCCCGGTCACGGCCACCAGCGCACCAACCTGAAGCGTGCCATCGACGAGAGACTGTTCTTTGCCGGCGAGGCGACGGTCTATGGCGGGCAAGGCACTTGCGATGGGGCTTTCGTGTCCGGCATCGAGACGGCGCAGGTGATTGCCGCGACGCTGGGCGTCAACTAA
- a CDS encoding methyltransferase domain-containing protein, whose amino-acid sequence MENKTDEDLYDDGYTAFLWEVWGDGYLSPGGPEEVGRIVEGLHMDGARVLDIGCGSGAITLALALDHGAADVTGIDVEAPVCEAARKRADGAGAADRITIRQVEPGPLDFADQQFDVVFSKDAMIHIADKTLLFAEVFRVLKPGGWFAASDWLIAHDGTPSPEMARYVELEGLDFAMASPARYEAALKDAGFANISLVNRNGWYAEEARREFDFLTGGKRADLARKHGEEIVSHMGEIWEAMLQVLESGEHCPHHLRGQRPG is encoded by the coding sequence ATGGAAAATAAAACAGACGAAGATCTCTATGACGATGGCTACACCGCTTTTCTTTGGGAAGTATGGGGTGATGGCTATCTATCGCCCGGTGGTCCGGAGGAGGTCGGCCGCATTGTCGAGGGTCTGCACATGGATGGAGCCCGCGTGCTCGATATAGGCTGCGGGTCTGGCGCTATCACACTCGCGCTCGCGCTGGACCACGGTGCGGCTGATGTCACAGGCATCGACGTCGAAGCACCAGTCTGCGAGGCCGCGCGCAAGCGTGCGGATGGCGCAGGTGCCGCCGATCGCATCACGATCCGGCAGGTCGAACCGGGTCCGCTCGATTTTGCCGATCAGCAGTTCGATGTTGTCTTCTCCAAGGATGCGATGATCCACATCGCCGACAAGACCTTGCTCTTTGCGGAGGTGTTCCGGGTCCTGAAGCCCGGCGGCTGGTTCGCCGCCTCCGATTGGCTCATCGCCCACGACGGCACGCCCAGTCCTGAGATGGCGCGCTACGTCGAACTCGAAGGGCTCGATTTCGCGATGGCGTCACCGGCCCGCTACGAGGCGGCACTTAAGGATGCGGGTTTCGCCAACATCAGTCTGGTCAATCGCAACGGCTGGTATGCGGAAGAGGCAAGACGCGAGTTCGACTTCCTGACCGGCGGTAAACGTGCCGACCTGGCGCGTAAACACGGCGAAGAGATCGTCTCTCATATGGGAGAGATCTGGGAAGCGATGCTTCAGGTCCTTGAGTCGGGCGAGCATTGCCCTCACCACCTGCGCGGTCAGCGTCCAGGCTAG
- a CDS encoding TonB-dependent hemoglobin/transferrin/lactoferrin family receptor — translation MATVVVTALYASLAVAQTAEDATVAQEEGTDDGGASLPILLNPISVTATRNPIEAFEYPGMVSVIGREEIETLQPSTPDDILKWVPGVQFLGGPRRTGEVPVIRGFSGPDTVVLIDGARQNFGSAHDGRFFIDPSLIQQVEVLRGPASALYGSGGTGGVIEFRTLDAADFLSGGDTYGGTVSGGFQTVNDEWVGTLTAYTAPTDQFDILGSITKRDSGDIKLGDGNTLANTDDDIIAGLATGGFNFADYHRIEGSYITFRNDAQEPNNGQGAGGLGIVDKDIRSSTYQVSYDYSNPMDNLLDLDVIAYFTETQADELRLDNLGIGPAGQTVKRDVDTYGFRIDNRTSFDTSDDVANIFTYGVEFYHDKQFGASGSGTRAGVPNAEDYFYGVFLQSETTITEPFGTIPGELLIVPGIRYDDYEVNSSLAAGNSDSEWSPRLGVSYLPNDWLMVFGSYSEAFRAPTFNELYLTGTHFNIVIPGIPTITNNFIPNPDLKPQRTRTWEFGGGLTFEDVLTEDDGMWVKGSYYRTYAKDLINLSVTQPAPFVDCNPFIPGACNGTTEADNIGNAKLWGTEVEGVYENDRFLVSLGFSTIRGKDEDTGAYVGSLQPDTFTVITGLKLPEVNSIVGWRMLAADGFDKVNTPGQERGGYAVHDFYAAWQPPEGLLQGFRVDVGVDNAFDKSYSRVFTGSVEAGRNYKALVSYSMIW, via the coding sequence GTGGCAACGGTCGTTGTGACGGCGCTTTATGCATCGTTGGCCGTCGCTCAGACAGCCGAGGATGCAACGGTCGCACAGGAGGAGGGGACGGATGATGGCGGTGCATCGCTGCCCATTCTTCTCAACCCGATTTCGGTGACCGCGACGCGCAATCCGATCGAGGCGTTCGAGTATCCGGGCATGGTCTCGGTCATCGGCAGGGAGGAAATCGAGACGCTCCAGCCGTCAACGCCTGACGACATCCTGAAATGGGTGCCGGGCGTTCAGTTCCTTGGCGGGCCGAGGCGGACCGGCGAGGTGCCGGTTATCCGGGGTTTCTCCGGGCCCGACACCGTCGTTCTGATTGATGGCGCGCGCCAGAACTTTGGATCGGCCCATGATGGGCGTTTCTTCATCGATCCCAGTCTGATCCAGCAGGTCGAAGTGCTGCGTGGTCCGGCCTCGGCGCTCTATGGCAGTGGCGGTACGGGCGGTGTGATCGAGTTCAGGACACTCGACGCCGCCGATTTTTTGTCGGGCGGTGACACCTATGGCGGCACTGTTTCCGGCGGTTTTCAGACGGTCAACGACGAATGGGTCGGTACGCTGACCGCCTATACGGCGCCGACCGACCAGTTCGACATTCTGGGCTCTATCACCAAACGCGATTCCGGCGATATCAAACTCGGCGACGGCAACACGTTGGCGAACACCGACGACGACATTATCGCCGGGCTGGCGACCGGCGGGTTCAACTTTGCCGACTATCACCGCATCGAGGGGTCCTACATCACTTTCCGGAACGATGCGCAGGAGCCGAACAACGGGCAGGGTGCAGGCGGCCTCGGCATCGTCGACAAAGACATACGGTCAAGCACCTATCAGGTCAGCTACGACTACAGCAATCCAATGGACAACCTGCTTGACCTGGACGTCATCGCCTACTTCACCGAAACACAAGCTGACGAACTCAGGCTCGATAACCTCGGTATCGGGCCGGCCGGCCAGACAGTGAAACGCGATGTCGACACCTACGGCTTTCGGATCGATAACCGCACAAGCTTTGATACGTCAGACGACGTCGCCAACATCTTTACCTATGGCGTCGAGTTCTACCACGACAAGCAGTTCGGCGCGTCCGGATCGGGTACCCGGGCCGGTGTGCCGAACGCGGAAGATTATTTCTATGGTGTGTTTCTGCAGTCGGAGACCACGATCACCGAGCCTTTCGGCACCATTCCCGGCGAGCTGCTTATCGTGCCGGGCATCCGCTATGACGACTACGAGGTCAACAGCTCGCTTGCGGCCGGTAACAGCGACAGCGAGTGGTCGCCGCGTCTGGGCGTAAGCTACCTGCCCAATGACTGGCTGATGGTGTTCGGGAGCTATTCGGAGGCGTTTCGCGCGCCGACCTTTAATGAACTCTATTTGACGGGGACGCATTTCAATATCGTGATCCCCGGCATCCCGACCATCACGAACAATTTCATCCCAAACCCGGATCTCAAACCGCAGCGTACGCGCACCTGGGAGTTTGGCGGCGGTTTGACGTTCGAAGATGTTCTCACGGAGGACGACGGCATGTGGGTCAAGGGTTCTTACTATCGGACCTACGCCAAGGACTTGATCAACCTCTCGGTCACTCAGCCAGCCCCGTTCGTCGACTGTAATCCGTTCATTCCCGGTGCCTGCAACGGCACGACAGAAGCCGACAACATCGGCAACGCCAAGCTCTGGGGCACGGAGGTGGAAGGTGTCTACGAAAACGATCGCTTCCTCGTGTCGCTGGGGTTCTCGACGATACGCGGCAAGGACGAGGACACCGGCGCCTATGTGGGAAGCCTGCAGCCCGACACGTTCACCGTCATCACGGGCCTGAAGCTGCCGGAAGTGAATTCGATCGTCGGCTGGCGCATGCTCGCTGCCGATGGCTTCGACAAGGTCAATACCCCGGGGCAAGAACGCGGAGGCTATGCGGTGCATGACTTCTATGCCGCTTGGCAGCCGCCTGAAGGCCTGCTCCAAGGGTTCCGTGTCGACGTCGGCGTTGATAATGCGTTCGACAAGTCCTACAGCAGGGTCTTCACAGGTTCGGTTGAGGCAGGGCGCAACTATAAGGCTCTCGTCAGTTACTCCATGATCTGGTGA
- a CDS encoding ABC transporter substrate-binding protein → MSGAGWTDDGADSTGSDVARIVSIGGSVTEIVYALGAEDGLVAVDSTSLYPQSAQDLPDVGYMRQLAAEPILALGPTLLLAVDDAGPPTVLDQLREAGTPLVVVPDEPSPEGVAEKVRVVANALGMEGEGATMAERLTADFAALRDWVATTKTKPKVLFLLSVGNGAPLAAGRETSAAGIIELAGGANAIDGFEGYEPLSPEATVTAAPDVVLVTGRTFDLLGGQEAILSRPEIAATPAGQNGDIVVMDGLLLLGFGPRTPEAARELALALHPDLQE, encoded by the coding sequence ATGTCTGGCGCCGGTTGGACAGACGACGGGGCAGACAGCACCGGATCTGATGTCGCCAGAATCGTATCGATTGGCGGTTCGGTTACCGAGATCGTCTATGCGCTTGGCGCCGAGGACGGGCTTGTTGCGGTCGACAGTACCAGCCTTTATCCGCAATCGGCCCAGGACCTGCCGGATGTCGGTTACATGCGTCAGCTTGCCGCCGAGCCGATCTTGGCGCTTGGCCCGACGCTGCTGCTCGCCGTTGACGATGCGGGACCGCCGACCGTTCTCGATCAGCTGCGCGAAGCCGGCACGCCGCTTGTTGTTGTTCCCGATGAGCCGTCGCCGGAAGGCGTCGCGGAGAAAGTGCGGGTAGTTGCCAATGCCTTGGGCATGGAAGGCGAGGGCGCAACGATGGCGGAGCGACTGACGGCCGACTTCGCGGCGCTGCGCGACTGGGTCGCGACCACGAAGACAAAGCCCAAGGTCCTCTTCCTGTTGTCGGTCGGCAATGGCGCGCCCCTTGCGGCCGGTCGCGAAACGTCGGCGGCCGGGATCATCGAGCTTGCCGGTGGCGCAAACGCCATCGATGGTTTCGAGGGTTATGAACCCTTGTCTCCCGAAGCCACCGTGACTGCCGCGCCGGACGTCGTGTTGGTAACCGGACGTACCTTTGATCTGCTGGGCGGTCAGGAAGCGATCCTGTCGCGGCCCGAGATTGCCGCCACGCCGGCCGGTCAAAACGGCGATATCGTGGTGATGGACGGTCTGCTGCTGTTGGGATTCGGTCCGCGAACGCCCGAAGCCGCACGCGAGCTTGCCTTGGCATTGCACCCCGACCTGCAAGAGTGA